The Rattus norvegicus strain BN/NHsdMcwi chromosome 9, GRCr8, whole genome shotgun sequence genome contains the following window.
ATTCCATTGTCATTCTCCTATAGCACAACTTAAAAATCCCAGCTCATATCTCACATGCATTAACTTGCTTGCATCAACCCAGGATTTCTGCCTTCTTCGTATTATCAAGCTCAGAGAAGGAATGTGAATTTCCAAGTTGATCCCACTCACAAAAGGGCTTGCCTTGGTTTCCAGGGGGAGACACTCAGTAGCTTCCTAGCAAGTCATTATCAACGGTCTCCTTGACTAATCAGCTTTGCTTTCTCAGGTAGCTGTGTCTTCCTACGGATTCAGCCTGTGCGGATTTCAGTTCCACACCGAGTCAGGTCAGTTACTGAGTTAAATGGAAATGAACTGAATCGTTGCACAAAGGTTAGAGCGGAAACTTGGAGACAGACTGCTTGTCTGGCAAACCTGGGTTTGATCGACagatttaaataaatagatagatagatagatagatagatagatagatagatagatagatagatagatggatggatggatggatggatggatggatggatggatggacaaacaaacaaataagtaaataagtaaataaataaaaccttcacTGCTAGCTCCTTGATCCACAAATCATTTCGTGGATATCAGACTGCTCATGACCAGTGACAAATCATGTCATGTGTTTCGAAGCTTACCGTGACTGAGCATGGCAGAAGCCTGCCGTGATTGATCACCGCACTTCTCGGtccatttctaatttcttttttattttaatgtattattagcatatattaattatgcATAATAAGGGCTTTTTGTCctgacatttttatacatgtgCATAAGGTATCTCATTCATAAGTCACCCAGTTTCTCGTGGCTCCCTTCCACTTCTGCTGGTCTCCCTCTTCCCATGTAGTGTCCCTTTGCTGTTGTATAATTTTGTGTGACCCAGTGAGTTTCAGTAAGGTGGTCTACAGGAACATGGGTGGGCGTGTGTCTGCAGGAGTGGACGGAACATCTTTCATTCagacatgtgtatgtacacacatagggAACAGCATAGCAAACAGGTATGCTGCTTCCTTTTCTCTGACATATAAACCCAAGtgacattttataaaaatggCTTCTTGAGAGAGGGAATTAGTCTTCGAAGatgaaagggaaagaaacacaAGAGAGGCATTTGCAATGTTGTCAGTGAAACTCAGGTAGGGTGTAGGTGGAGTTGGAGAAATCATGGCCGCCGCAGCACGTAGGGAAGATGGAGTCAAGCACAGAGACATAGTGACTGTGATGGAGATATTTCTCAGAAATGAAAACTGGCCCAAACATAGAAAGAGCATGACATTTTGTCACAGGATGAAAAAAAGGTTAATTTGGTATTATATATTACATGATAGGGAAAAAGAAAATCCCATTCAAAACAGCctagaaaatttttttcttctaactaTACAACTCAACGCTTTGGTTCTCAATGCTTCAAATCACAAAACACTACAAAAATATTTGTTCCATTTTTTTCACTTATACATTTATAAGTGACAGCAAATTTTTAACAGATTAATGAAATACTAAAAGATCACAAGACAGTAGTAACTTTCCCCATCAGTGGCTGAGTTGCTTTGGGAAGCTTTAGCATTCTGGACAGCCCACTTTACAGGCAGGGGGTCAGAAGAGATAAAGGAAAGAATGCTGCTTAACAAAGGGACATCCCAACCCTGCTATGGCAAAGCTGCCCCTGAGAGCCCCTGCCTTCTGAAATGCCTGACTCAGTAGAAGCAGAAAGAGCTTCCTCTGCGTGTGTGCATTCCTCTCACTGCACGGGAACTCCAAGGAGGGAGTGCTTGCTTGAGAACCTTAACCCACAGATGATTTATACATGAAGGTGCCAGCCTGGAATTCTCTCTGAGTCCTAAGTTCAGACCAGTTCTCCTTCAGTCCAGAGCACAGGGAAGATACACGAAGACAATATGGAAGGCTCTGGAAGTGCTAATAAGTAACCTCTTGGGAcggtttaaaaagaaatatttaaatagcaAAGGAGAAAAAGCTGAAGTACAGGCAGAGAAAGTCAAGTTGTTTCTTAAGGGaaagaatgtatttatttatttctattatttatttatctagtatacatatttaaattttttatattttataaattacatgTTATATAGAAGATCTATAAAGCGTATAAATTATAATTTAGATaaatagtaattttattttttatttaaaattttctcaatttttattagttctttgagaattccatacagtGCATTTTGACTCAGGCAAAACCATATCTGATTTTTACTCAAGTAAGACAGCTGGAAAGGTGGGTGGTGGAAATAAGAGATGTCCCTTGCTGAAACTATCTTTAAATACAAATTCGCCCTGAATGGTGGGGTTGTAAGATTTGGTAAACTACCTCCTCCTTTAACTCCTTGATGAAGCCAGTTAGTTCACACCCCTTCTTAATACCCTCAGTATCTTCCCTTTCCACCGCCCATGAAGCCCCTAAATGCTCTGGTTCTGCCCACCtcgtctccccctcccccaagcacCCAGTTTAGTTGTCCTGCTGCAGGCAGGCAAAGGTGCAGTGAGGCCATTCCCGAGTAGACCAGCCAGTTCCTGCTGTACATAAAGTCTTTTCACTCAGGACCACTCTAGACTGTGCTAATGGTGTCTTACAGGGGGGCCGCCAGGGCCAGGAGCTCCTCTCTCTCCTGGATAGCCCGGATCACCTCGTGAGCCATTGTAGCCGTCCATACCAGGTTTGCCTCTGGGTCCAGGAGGCCCTGGGTGACCCTGGGGAGGACAAAACTGTGATTGACATATTTCTGCAAGAAAACCCCAGCATGCACCACCAActacagacaccatgacccacTTGTTTACTTGTTTCATTCTGTGAGGCACCCCAAAAGTGCTACCTGGTAAGATTACAGTTTTAATCCATTGCAATGTCCATTGCAAGTTAATTTAGCATGAGTTATTCTCCTGCTTCGGAGGCATCTGCTGCATTCTAAAGCTCCCCAAACCCTGCTTTCCTTTTTCACTGGCCTTCTGGTCTGTGTGACTCTCAAAAAGTTACTCGAAAAACTGAGACACATCAGAAAATAAGGCTTCTCTTATGAGCGGGCACACATCTCATTCTAGAGCACACTGTGCGCGATGTGACAGGAATATTTACTGTCTATTTTGGGCTTGATTTCTTCCTCACTAATTTGTTTGAAGACTTTGCTCTTTGTGTAAAATGTTTTGGGTTGAGACTTATTACACAAGATTGAAGAATGAGCACTCTGATGATTTTACAAAATTTAAGAGTAAGAACtaatcatatatattttttgaatATCTATCTTTCAGGGGCTTTGTTTATGAtggtgtttgttttcctttttcttttttcttttaagacaggttCTCATTATGCAAACTACTGGATGGCCTCAAATGCATAAtacctctgcctcagcctcccaagtacttagatgccgtgtgtgtgtgtgtgtgtgtgtgtgtgtgtgtgtgtgtgtgtgtgtgtgtgcatgtgcgcaccaCACTCTGTTTCCCTTTAAAGCTTCCAGTGActgcttcttcttttcttaaaacaATGGAGCAAAGTGTGAGGACACTTACAGGTACACCATCCACGCCTGGAAATCCGGGCACACCAGTTGGACCCTAAttccaaaaatataaaacaaagataTAAACATGACTATAGACAGGCAAATCCATTTACTTGGAACTATTAACAGTTAGTGATTCCAAACCAAAAGCCCTTCACAGTCACTGTCACATGCTGTTCACTGATTGGTCAAGACCCCAACGTTTGAAAAGCATCCTTTCACCCTCTGTTTGATAGACCTAGGAAGGCAACTTGGcagaatgaattaaatatttgGCATGCTGCCAAACTCCTCAGACTCCTTCCCAGGACACCAGGGCTTTAATGTGAACAGCAGCAACTGACAGAACTACATCCTAGCTTATACGGGGTTatgaaataatttcatatttCCAACAGGAAATAAGCTAAGGTTTGACACACAGAATGGCATACATATTCCATGGTATTTTCTCAAGACAGAAATGTGGGTTCAGAAATTAACACAGGATGCTCTCTAGGATAAAAGGTCCGGCCTGGCACACATAATGCTCCATTTGGGTTGTTCAGAAAGCAGACGAACCCTTAGCAGTCTTCCCCAGGCACATTTAGAGGATTACAGAAATGTTCTAGAAGGGCCTGCTCCTCGGGAGATGGGCTGAGATAAAGACGCAGGACTCTGTGTCTTAGTTTTCGACCATGTGCAGTTGTGCAGTACCCTGAGCCTGAGTGTTATAAAGAGATGGGTGGAATAATTTGGCCTTTAACGAGACAATgtccttttccttcccagaatcccACAGTGAAGCAGCTTACCAGGCTAGGGTCGTGCAGCTTCACAAATCTGCCCAGTGCCTTAAATTATTCAGAATCGTGGCTTTCTATCTTCCTCTTCGCCAAGCATGCTTCTAATGCTTTAGGCTTCCCCAAcaatttcagtttctttctttctttttttttttaattaatttgagtatttcttatgtacatttcgagtgttattccctttcccggtttccgggcaaacatccccctcccccctccccttccttatgggtgttcccctccccaccctccccccattgccgccctccccccaacagtctagttcactgggggttcagtcttagcaggacccagggcttccccttccactggtgctcttactaggatattcattgctacctatgaggtcagagtccagggtcagtccatgtatagtctttaggtagtggcttagtccctggaagctctggttgcttggcattgttgtacatatggggtctcgagtcccttcaagctcttccagtcctttctctgattccttcaacggggtcctattctcagttcagtggtttgctgctggcattcgcctctgtatttgctgtattctggctgtgtctctcaggagcgatctacatccggctcctgtcagtctgcacttctttgcttcatccatcttgtctaattgggtgactgtatatgtatgggccacatgtggggcaggctctgaatgggtgttccttcagtctccgttttaatctttgcctctctcttccctgccaagggtattcttgttccccttttaaagaaggagtgaagcattcacattttgatcatccgtcttgagtttcatttgttctaggcatctagggtaattcaagcatttgggctaatagccacttatcaatgagtgcataccatgtatgtctttctgtgattgggttagctcactcagaatgatattttccagttccaaccatttgcctatgaatttcataaagtcattgtttttgatagctgagtaatattccattgtgtagatgtaccacattttctgtatccattcctctgttgaagggcatctgggttctttccagcttctggctattataaataaggctgcgatgaacatagtggagcacgtgtcttttttatatgttggggcatcttttgggtatatgcccaagagaggtatagctggatcctcaggcagttcaatgtccaattttctgaggaacctccagactgatttccagaatggttgtaccagtctgcaaccccaccaacaatggaggagtgttcctctttttccacatcctggccagcatctgctgtcacctgagtttttgatcttagccattctcactggtgtgaggtgaaatctcagggttgttttgatttgcatttcccttatgactaaagatgttgaacatttctttaggtgtttctcagccattcggcattgctcagctgtgaattctttgtttacctttgaactccattttttaatagggttatttgtctccctgcagtctaacttcttgagatctttgtatagttttgatataaggcctctatctgttgtaggattggtaaagatcttttcccaatcggttggttgccgttttgtcctaatcacaatgtcctttgccttacagaagctttgcaacaaCTTCAGTTTCTTTCATCTTTCCCCAAACTTCTCTTGCCTTTCTGCCATGTGTCTCACCTCCATGTCCATCCCCCATGCCTCTGTCCTTCCAGGTCAGCTTAGCTGCATGGGTCTCCCCCTTCGTTCTCTCTCTGACTCCTTTGGGCAGCTACAGAGATTTACAGCTCCCCTATCCAGGAccaaagttttcttttaaacaccAATATTATCCTCAGACTTTAAAACAGGCAAGCAAATAAACAAGCCCTGAGCACTAGAGACTGGTAGGACGCAAAATGACTCACTCACcttgtctcctttctctcctggTGGTCCAGGCAGGCCGCTGTCACCTCTCAGTCCTTTTTCTCCTGGAATCCCAATGGGTCCTGGGGGTCCCAAGGGCCCTATTGGTCCCTGTGGTCCCAGTGGTCCTGGGTGACCCTGAAATGGAAAGGAGACCCAAAGAAGCTGTGAATAGTGATTCTAACACAGGCATGCCCTGTGAGTACAGAAAAATCAGAACACTAAAGCTGAGCAAATTCTAATAGAATCTCGGCTATTACAAGTAGTGTGTATAGCATTGCCTTTTCAAGCGGATTTAAAGCTCTGTGATAAGTGtctattgttgtgtgtgtgcacataaatgtAAGTGTgcacgtatgcatgtgtgtatgcattcatgtgtgaatgtgtccatgtatgtgtgtgcaagtgtgtgcatatgtgcatatgtgtgtatgtatataatgtttGCAAATATGGGTAGATTAAAGCTCTATTATTTTCCCACTGCCAATTACATTTGTAGGTCTTGAGATGGCTTATGAATTATAGAACTAAAAATATCAAATCCTTGCTGAGTGAGGAACATGGTACGCATGGAGGAGAAGTGCCTGCTGTACTTGAAAGAGGCAATGCCTTTTATGCTTGTTGCTGCCCTCCTCCTATGCCCCTGTGCAGTTCATGATTTTGAACTTGGAAAAAATAATTGTatcaaaatataattttgatttttcaGAAGTCCAATCGTTAATgtctttataaaattatcagcCTATGGCAACAAAGAAGCTATTAGAATGGACTCAGAAATATAGACTCAGTTTGTCCAAATGACACCGTGTCTCAACGTCCTGTCCATGGGGTGGCCAATGTACTCAGCTTGCTTTGCCACCGCATAGCTCAGCGTGTGTTATGTCTCGTTAGAATTATAACATTCCTCAGATTCATTCAAAGTTGGGCTACAGGGTTTTGTGATTCTTCAAATTTTCTAAAATCCATTAAGAAAAGAGTAGTTTAGAGCCTCTTGCCCCCAACATCACTCACaacttcatcttttaaaaatgaacatcttagctgggaggtggtggcacatacctctaatcccagcaactgggaagcagaggcaggtggatcttggtgaattcgagaccagcctggtctacagaatgagttccaggacagtcagagctacacagtgaaaccctgtctcaagaagcaaacaaacaaacaagcaaataaataaatatttaaaaatcattttattgcagtatgtgtctgtgtgtatacgtgtgtgtgtctgtgtgtgtgtgtgtgtgtgtgtgtgtgtgtgtgtaacatgtatGCCCCAGAGATGTGTGTCAAGGTTGGAGTCACCTCCCCACCTCTAACATGCAAGTCCCAGGGATAGAACTGAGGGTATCAGGTTTGACAGTAAATgacttaacactgagccatcttactgctCTCTAACTGCATTCGATGATCAAATATGTCTTGCTATGAGGTCAGAAAAGTTTGATAAATTTCAGCCACTACATGCTAAGATCATGTCTCTTAGATTTCTAGAACAAATGCAGGATGGTCTTAGAGATATACAGCATTCTGGGGAAAATATTTCTTGCAGAGTCCTAGCCATATAAATACTCTGAAATACCCCAAATCAAGATGTTAGCCCCATTCGTTTTGGGTACCTTGTCTTGTGTGATCCCATGAAGGAAGTATTGTGTGCTGGCAATTGGGAGGAAGGGGGAGCCCTTCTAATAACCAGATGCTCCCCTAAAGCAAGCTAGTCCTACCAGACTAGCACATAGCCATAAATGCCTGAATACCTTACATAATCACACAGGAGAGCACGCCAGTGGGAAGAAGGTGCAGCTGGGACCCAACTGTTTCCACACTTGAACCCTGCTTAGATAGTGATGTGACTTAGGCAGGCCCAGCTAAGCAGAGGGAGATGGCACAAAAGATTGAACTGGGACCTGGTGAGGCAGCCACAATGATTCAAGACAATATCATTTGGATAACAGGAAAAACAGAGTTGTGAACATCCAGGAGCCTGAGACAGGGTGAACACATTGTGTGACTTCTAACAAGGAAGCACAATTTAGAGCCACTCACCTGAGCTACTAAGTATAGAGAAAACATGGAAGGCAAGCAGCCTGgtaggtagcagagagagagagagagagagagagagagagagagagagagagagagagagagagagagcgcagtgAGTGATGTAGGTAAGAAAGGCAgcccaggaagaaagaaaaggaagatattCATCCTTGGTCAACAGCTAGAAGAGCCCTTGACAGGAGGGCACGGGTCAGTTGCCCAGCCTTGGGCTGAGAGAACCAGGGCAAGTCTACCCTGAAGATGAGGTGTTGACGGAGG
Protein-coding sequences here:
- the Col4a4 gene encoding collagen type IV alpha 4 chain encodes the protein MRCFFRWTESYGTGPWSLIFILFTIQYEYGSSKKYGSPCGGRNCSVCQCFPEKGSRGHPGPLGPQGPIGPLGPPGPIGIPGEKGLRGDSGLPGPPGEKGDKGPTGVPGFPGVDGVPGHPGPPGPRGKPGMDGYNGSRGDPGYPGERGAPGPGGPPVRHH